Proteins from a genomic interval of Caulobacter sp. SL161:
- a CDS encoding HU family DNA-binding protein, producing MTTKAELVTAIAEKAGINKNQAKDALEAFIEAVTDSLKSGQDVRLVGFGTFKAVTRAAGTARNPRTGETVNRPASKTARFQVGEGLKSSLNS from the coding sequence ATGACCACAAAAGCCGAGCTCGTTACGGCGATCGCCGAGAAGGCGGGCATCAACAAGAACCAGGCCAAGGACGCGCTGGAAGCCTTTATCGAAGCGGTTACGGACTCGCTGAAATCGGGCCAAGACGTGCGTCTTGTCGGCTTTGGCACTTTCAAGGCTGTGACCCGCGCGGCTGGAACCGCGCGTAATCCCCGTACCGGTGAGACCGTCAACCGTCCCGCGTCCAAGACGGCCCGCTTCCAGGTCGGCGAAGGTCTGAAGTCTTCGCTCAACAGCTAG
- the lon gene encoding endopeptidase La → MSELRTLPVLPLRDIVVFPHMVVPLFVGRDKSVRALEEVMRGDKQILLVTQKNSADDDPAPGDIFEVGVLATVLQLLKLPDGTVKVLVEGKARAAVVSFTDQESYYEAQIGEVSEDDGAGPEAEALSRAVVEQFENYVKLNKKVPPEALASIPQIAEPGKLADSIAAHLSVKIGDKQNLLEIFDVVKRLEKVFALMEGEISVLQVEKKIRSRVKRQMEKTQREYYLNEQMKAIQRELGDPDDARDELIDLEKRIKKTKLSKEARTKAESELKKLRNMSPMSAESTVVRNYLDWLLSIPWGKAKTKKIDLVESEGILDADHYGLEKVKERILEYLAVQARTNSLKGPILCLVGPPGVGKTSLGKSIAKATGREFVRMSLGGVRDEAEIRGHRRTYIGSMPGKVVQSMKKAKTTNAFVLLDEIDKMGSDYRGDPASALLEVLDPSQNSTFGDHYLEVDYDLSQVMFVTTANSLNMPQPLLDRMEIIRIPGYTEDEKLEIAKRHILPKLAKDHGLKPAEFVVPDKAIRDLIRYYTREAGVRSLERELGALARKTVRDLAREKVASITIDDERLAKYAGVKKYRYGETDEVDQVGIVTGLAWTEFGGDILTIEAVKMPGKGRMQITGNLKDVMKESIAAANSYVRSRALQFGIKPPVFEKTDVHIHVPDGATPKDGPSAGIAMALAMVSVLTGIPIRKDIAMTGEITLRGRVTAIGGLKEKLLAALRSGVKTVLIPQENEKDLADVPQTVKDGLEIIPVSTVDEVLKHALTGPLTPVEWNEAEEPITTSAKKDDGDSDAMLTH, encoded by the coding sequence ATGTCCGAACTACGTACGCTTCCTGTCTTGCCGCTGCGGGATATCGTTGTGTTCCCGCACATGGTGGTGCCGCTTTTCGTGGGCCGCGATAAATCCGTGCGCGCGCTCGAAGAGGTGATGCGCGGCGACAAGCAGATCCTGCTCGTGACGCAGAAGAACTCGGCTGACGATGATCCGGCGCCGGGCGACATCTTTGAGGTCGGCGTACTGGCCACTGTGCTGCAGCTGCTGAAGCTGCCCGATGGCACCGTGAAGGTTCTGGTCGAGGGCAAGGCGCGCGCCGCCGTCGTGAGCTTCACCGATCAGGAGTCTTACTATGAGGCTCAGATCGGCGAGGTTTCCGAAGACGATGGGGCGGGCCCTGAGGCCGAGGCGCTGTCGCGGGCGGTCGTCGAGCAGTTCGAAAACTACGTGAAGCTGAACAAGAAGGTGCCGCCGGAGGCCCTGGCGTCGATCCCGCAGATCGCCGAGCCGGGCAAGCTGGCCGACAGCATCGCTGCGCACCTGTCGGTGAAGATCGGCGACAAGCAGAACCTGCTGGAAATCTTCGACGTCGTGAAGCGCCTGGAGAAGGTGTTCGCCCTGATGGAGGGCGAGATCTCGGTGCTGCAGGTCGAGAAGAAGATCCGCTCGCGCGTGAAGCGCCAGATGGAGAAGACCCAGCGCGAATATTACCTCAACGAGCAGATGAAGGCGATCCAGCGCGAGCTGGGCGATCCTGACGATGCCCGCGACGAGCTGATCGATCTCGAGAAGCGGATCAAGAAGACCAAGCTTTCCAAGGAAGCCCGCACCAAGGCCGAGAGCGAGCTGAAGAAGCTGCGCAACATGAGCCCGATGTCGGCCGAAAGCACGGTGGTCCGGAACTACCTGGACTGGCTGCTGTCGATCCCGTGGGGCAAGGCCAAGACCAAGAAAATCGACCTCGTCGAGAGCGAAGGCATCCTGGACGCCGACCACTATGGTCTGGAGAAGGTCAAGGAGCGGATCCTTGAGTATCTGGCCGTGCAGGCGCGCACCAACTCGCTGAAGGGGCCGATCCTCTGCCTTGTCGGCCCTCCGGGCGTCGGCAAGACCTCGCTGGGCAAGTCGATCGCCAAGGCGACCGGCCGCGAGTTCGTGCGCATGAGCCTGGGCGGCGTGCGCGATGAAGCCGAGATCCGCGGTCACCGCCGCACCTACATCGGCTCGATGCCCGGCAAGGTCGTCCAGTCGATGAAGAAGGCCAAGACGACCAACGCCTTCGTCCTGCTGGACGAGATCGACAAGATGGGCAGCGACTATCGCGGCGATCCGGCCTCGGCGCTGCTCGAGGTGCTGGACCCGTCGCAAAACTCGACCTTCGGCGATCACTACCTGGAGGTCGACTACGACCTGTCGCAGGTGATGTTCGTCACGACGGCCAACAGCCTGAACATGCCCCAGCCGCTGCTGGACCGCATGGAGATCATCCGCATCCCCGGCTACACCGAGGACGAGAAGCTGGAGATCGCCAAGCGGCACATCCTGCCCAAGCTGGCCAAGGACCACGGCTTGAAGCCGGCCGAGTTCGTCGTACCGGACAAGGCGATCCGTGACCTTATCCGCTACTACACCCGGGAAGCCGGCGTTCGGTCGCTGGAGCGGGAACTGGGCGCCCTGGCGCGCAAGACGGTGCGGGACCTTGCCCGGGAGAAGGTCGCCTCGATCACGATCGACGACGAGCGTCTGGCAAAGTACGCGGGCGTGAAGAAGTACCGCTACGGTGAGACCGACGAGGTCGACCAGGTCGGTATCGTGACGGGCCTGGCCTGGACCGAGTTCGGCGGCGACATTCTCACGATCGAAGCCGTGAAGATGCCGGGCAAGGGTCGCATGCAGATCACCGGCAATCTGAAGGACGTGATGAAGGAGTCGATCGCGGCCGCGAACAGCTATGTGCGCTCGCGCGCGCTGCAGTTCGGCATCAAGCCGCCGGTCTTTGAGAAGACCGACGTCCACATCCACGTTCCGGACGGCGCCACGCCCAAGGACGGGCCCTCGGCCGGTATCGCGATGGCTCTGGCCATGGTCTCGGTTCTGACGGGCATCCCGATCCGCAAGGATATCGCCATGACCGGCGAGATCACCTTGCGGGGACGCGTTACGGCGATTGGCGGCCTGAAGGAAAAGCTGCTCGCCGCACTGCGCTCTGGCGTGAAGACGGTCCTGATCCCGCAGGAGAACGAGAAAGACCTGGCGGACGTGCCGCAAACCGTGAAGGACGGTCTTGAGATCATCCCGGTGTCGACCGTCGATGAGGTGCTCAAGCATGCCCTGACCGGCCCCCTCACGCCGGTGGAGTGGAACGAGGCTGAGGAGCCGATCACCACCTCTGCAAAGAAGGATGACGGCGACAGCGACGCCATGCTGACGCACTAA